TTCTGGACGGTCATATCCACTGCTCACAGCCTCATCGTGTTCACTTATTCTTTTCTCTAGTTCACAGTAAGCCTTATTTAACTGGTAAACAAAAACAGAAGAACAAAGACAGTCATCTTTTTTCTGTAATAAGTAATATAAACACATCATCACTTTGTGATAAGAAAATTCCCATTCAATGGGATAATATTATGTTCACTGTTCACGTTAGTACTATTTATGTAGGGGTGAACCATAATAATCCaatcaaaattaattcaaaaataCTTTCCAACATCAAGTAAATTCATCATTTAGATTGATGTAGATTGAAATATTAAACACGATTAATTAGGAATCATTAACGATTTATAAACAAACCTGTTTCTGTAGAACATCATACTCATGTTGAGCAGCCTCCACCTTACTCTCCAACCTGtagaaatatatcaatacaCATTCATTGTTGCTTATTTGAACTCCCtctgtaatatttgttttttcattgaaaatgtgAAGCATCTTAATGGGTCTCTACGGAGAGCATTAAATTCTTCAAAGCATCTGCTtagtttgttattttgtttgtgtgtgtaatttagccaaaacaaaaccaaaaatataagaataaaatctttaaacggcttcttgtgaataactaagaggcctagagacctgatattaagcCAGTGACATGCtcggatgaagggctaccaactTTGTACCTAAAGATATCAATTGACTCATTTAATTTATATGCTGTTGAAACAGTTTTCTGAAACTTCTGATAATTTACTACCCCACCAGTCTcattttaattatgttaaattgTAAACAGTGATACGTACTTGCTTTGCTCATATTCATTCCTCTTTCTCTGCTCCTCCAAGCGTTGTTCTTTGGCAGCTTCGAGTTTAGCCAAAAGTGTATCTGTTTGTGCTACATCCCAGTCACTAATCAGATCTTGTACGGCTTTCTGTGAGGCTATCtgaaaagggagataacaatTGGAAAAATCCTTATAGTACATCATGAaacagaatactggattcagACTGGCTTTGCACAAATGGGTGTTATTTGGGATAGTGCCCAGGAAAAAGGCTAATATTGAAGTGTCATGAGATTGAATGTGAATATATTGTGACTGCGAAAATATTTGTATGTTCTAATTATAATGTAACAATAGGATGTAACAATGAAGATGTCGCTTGAAGTGTTTCTGTTACTATGCAATGGAAAGGGGTCATAAacatgtgagggtgatgtagGTCATAAAACCATTGAAGCCTGGTTGAGGGTGCACTATTGCCTTGTGATGGGATAGTGCCCCTGCTTTCAGCTCGGTCACTATTCAACCCTTGACATTGGCAGTCTATCtatgcaagggagataatcaaaagATTGCATTATCTCCTTGTAGTCTAGctatacaggggagataatcaaaagATTGCATTATCTCCTTGCAGTCTATctatacaggggagataatcaaaagATTGCATTATATCCTTGCGGTCTATctatacaggggagataatcaaaagATTGCATTATGTCCTTGTAGTCTATctatacaggggagataatcaaaatattccaatatcaCCTTGTAGTTTGTCTATagaggggagataattaaaAGATTGCAATATCTATAAAAGATGTAAGAGATTATGAGCATTTggatgaatatttaaaaaaaatgtataaatttgaTGTCTACCAATAGTAATTAATGCTTGTGCTAGAGAAGAAACTGAAAGTGAAGTGAAGTGAATGGGCAATTTGAATGATTATTAGTAGCACAGACCAGGGAGATAGAAATAGGTGATGAAAGAATGagatgatttattttaaaattattatgacACAATATGttgtttctgaaaataaaaagatacaGAAAAAATCTTTGGAggagaatttaacaaaatataaactttaacaAAGGCGATCACAATACCATTAATATACAAGGGTCTCACCTGCTGGGGAGTCTGGCTGTCACTGGCATATATTCGTGGATCTGCACCATTCTGGAGCAACACCTTCCAAAACAGATCAAAATGAAATCAACATAGAATATCAACAAAGTTTTCTTAGATAGTTAAAACATTGATACTTTTTGTTGTACATAGCATATTATCATACAACATTACCATGTGACACTCTTGGCAGATGACATTGTAACTTATTTAACTGactttacagtaaaacatcattataacaaacctctggggatcaacacaattgattttttataagcatagtttgttatacagtTATTGCAAACATTTCATAGGAATCTTGTGGAATAAGAAGTACTATGTTATAATCATGGATCAGTtgtgtgttcattataaacaagTTTTACGGTGATTTACTAGTATACAaccaaaaaagaaaataattccCAGGTATTTCTTCCTACCTGACAAGCCTCCAAATGTCCAGCAAAGGCAGCTCTGTAGAGAGGTGTACGTCCAAACTGACCTTTTGAATTAGGGTCAGCACCTTTATCCAGCAGGAACCTTATAGTCTCAACACTTCCACCATCTGTTCAACAAAGTGTTGCTATAATCATAGCAGAGGCCCATCAATCAatcagaataaaatatttgaattttagaCTCTTCatcaatattaaaatgtatatacattaaaacCCCTCAAAACTCGAACTGCAGGGGACCTGGTTAATAGTTTgaggaatacagggtattcgaGTCATTCAATGTTGGTCATCGATATTCAGAAATAGGCATATGTAATGGTCACTATATTTGACAAACCTTGCATGTCAATATTGGGATCCTCACATTTGACCACTATACTTACTCGCTGTCTCAGAAAGGGGAGCATTTTCGTTGGGATATTCACATTTGACCAGTTGACTTACTTGCTGCCTCAGAGAGAGGAGTATTTTCATTGGGATCCTCACATTCGACCACAGCCATCTCATGTTTATTCCGTAAGGCCATGCCTATGGAGTCTTTTCCTACCTCATTTTTATCATCCAAATCCTTTACCTAGAAAAGAGACAACTCAGACATTTatgatttgtatataaatagtcctttttttttacatcatagCAATAGATTATAAcacataacaagaggcccaagggatCGACAAGAAATATAATTACACATGGTCCGGAATATGtcggatcatttcaggcaagtttcagccaaatcacactaAAAGAACTttaaaagaagttcaaaatgtgtttaaaagatggcagctgtggctcACATCATTTGGTGGCCATTGCTTTCTAACAGCTTTATTTTGTCAGATAACTTGGTCTAACTTCTAAGAACAAAAGAAGACAGAACTACTTGTATCAATTGGTTTTGGGTTTGTCGGTCAACTTCTATAACActggttttattttcaaaagagGCCCATGGGACCTAACGGTCATCGGACAATTGGCTcaaaacaacagtcacagtataaaTATCAGTTGTAGCTAACAACTAAGGTAACACAAGGAACTCTTTAGATGAAGTTGTAAGTTTCCAAAATATTTGATGACTTTTACCTTGTAAGTAATGGTagaggtcattcacttgaacaaacttggtaaccctttaTCATGGTATGCTACAGGCTCAATACCTGGtccctcttagttattgacaagaaattgttgaaagatttcagcctatttgacctttgtgaccttgaataacaGTGGATGGTAACGGTTGAAGCATGATGACCATAGGTCATCCTGACACTTCGGGTTAGATGAGCTAAAAATTACCTCTTGTAAGACTGCCATAATTTCATCAAGGTCACCCTCAAAAGCTGCTTCCAGCATCCTTTTCCTTCTTTTTGTTTCAGCTTGTCTTCTTTTCCTCTCCTCTTCTTCCTTTTTACGCTGTCGTTCAGCTTCCTCTTGTTCCATTTGTACTAATTTCATGAATgcctgaaaaataacaagacAGAATTTATCTAAAGTAGGAAATATAATGCGATGAAGACAAtatacattcatatatatagTCAAACCTTTTTAACAAAATGGAAGCTGGTGAGACTATAGTTAAGCCTCATATTTGGTTAGTTTTCAGTGAGTAACTAATCACAACTagttaaatattttgaattattattcAAGAGTCTCAAATATactgctatatacatgtattatgaaaaGTATACTCTGGTATTTGTAACTGTTAGAATTTCCTTCAGTTTCTTCAGACCCTATTGACATGGAAGATTACCTATTTCTTTGTAGAATTGTAATCTCTATATATGCAGCCACAATTATAAGGCCATTTTAAGAACTGATCAGAACTGAATTTAACTTCTATTATAGTCTACCTCTTTTTCAATCTTATCCATAAGTTCCTCATAGTCctgtttttctttcttcttcttttccAACTTCTTCTTTGCCAGAAATTGTCTGACCTTTGTCTGAATTTTCCTGGCAGCATCATCCTTTGCTGTCCAAACCCTTTCCTTAGGTTTAGCTGGCTCTGCTGCCTTCCCTTTACCGGGTGCAGCAGCTCCCCCTCGTTTTACACCTGCACAAAGAAATAGAAATAAGATTAGATATTTTCTGTCAATCTATGTAAAATGGGTGACAGAATATTGATTACTATAAgatgtttttttaacatttttcaaagTTCTGGGAAAGGTTGAATGAGAAGTTTTATTTGGAATTTTTTTGGTTCCCTTCTTTTCGAATTATTGCAGGATAATTCTAGCTTTATCTCCCTGAGTTATTTAAGGTTCATATGTTCCTGTAGATAACAGATCATTATCAAGTCTAGTCAGGTCTAATGATCTGCTAATACCACTTTCCATTAATTTGGTGTAATGTTTCAATGTATACTAGGTTTGTCAAACAAGTTTTAATTCACCAATCAGTTCCTCGGAAAATCTTCAGATCGAGTAACCAGTTAATCAGTGAACTTAACATTAATATTTCACTTACCTACCCAACACTGTCGGGTATGGGTTGGTAAAGGGgaaacaaacaatttattagGACTAGCCTGGCATATGTGTGGTGAATGCCATTTAGAAAAACATTCTTAGATAGTAATTAAGACAAAGGAAGCCTAAAGTAAGTAAAAATGTGCTAATATattcagtataatttcttatgaaataaaaaaaattcctgTCAAATTATTCGGCATGCGATGAAATTAATCTATATcataggaatcctaaaatgtcctcccggTTGACTATGTCCATGTTGGCATTTCTATGCAGCCACACTTTCAAAGAGTTAGGTAAATCTAGCtatttttagaactgtgctaaatttcaTAGAGctttttccaaaatttcaattaattttttatttgtttttggaaggccaataaacacatttagactggttttctttgcctgactattcactttaaaatgtaCTGTGTGCATTAGTTTCACTATGCGACATGCTGATAAAATATTGTGAGATTTTTTTCTACACCCACTTTACTGACCCAGTCTCCAATTATTTGAATGTTTGCAATACTCCAAAACATTTTGTGCTTACTGTAATGTAGATCTATTTAGGGCTGGTATTAAAGTTAACCTTGGGACTGCACTGGTGTTATGTTAGAGTCTCTAGGGCAGTTTCCTTTGACCACTTCTTTAATTTAATGTAGTTATattggttttttgttttgttttttgtttttctttttttgttaatttcatctcgatactctaggggttctgatcacttaccaTCTCTACAcacctggactatttcatagtaaaactggaggcaacagatcagaacaggtaatttagatCTTTGGTGCACATAAAAAATAACTGTAGTGTGGTGTGGCTTTGAAATAGGGCGTCCACTCTCAGACTCTGTAGTCTTAGGCCTAAAAGGACATTTTTTGCTGGCATGCGATTTGTTTAGATTTTTCCTCTGAGctaccttcagttttactatgagatactCCATGGGTGTAGAGAAAGAAAGTGATTGGAACCCTTGGAGTGTCGTGGATGGGTCGATttttgtgatggtacagttggtagtagactaaaggttacacccttgtgcacacggagtgcactacgtttagactacaggtagacacggagtgcacgaggtttagactacaggtagacacggggtgcacaagatttagactacaggtagacacggagtgcactacgtgtgaacacggtgtccactacaggtggacatcgtgtccaggtacattgagacctagacaaacaaggtgatgtgttacagttagggatcggggaagaataagttcttcaatttgaaataatatataattataatttttaagtgtttatttttttttttaaattacaacatcttactatataatacgatattttttagtatacatgaataaaacattttcactacaaaagtaataaagattaatttatattcattaagtatatgtctatttaatttcatatcagtagtttccatttcatatcttaaattgtccatattacgttttcaaaagtcaatgttttatgggtaaattgcatgaaatatatatatatatcatttacatgaaatagtaaatacaagcattttcacaagtcaaaacCACTTTATAATGGAAAAAACCAGTCCTATTGTGCgtttgagacactttttcttttataataagctatcagtaatacaatcatatatcgggtaatacatagcttttaaataaaaagatttggtgcctatcaatcagttatctagcgatacccttgtagatcgtattacattaaaacatatacacttttattaaaaaaaaaaaaatagcttacatattctttattgaAAACTGAACATCTTCAAAAGATaatgcagaattaaatccacttcaaactatcAACTATATGACGTCCTCCACTAATTGGTGGCTAGTGTACCTACAAGTTCCCAATTCAGTaagcttgttttgattcttaattgccggtacacacaatatgtttatgatcccaaccccgcaagttatcttgaccgtatattgcgtcatggtccaataattataacttgtcaagcatacaggtaagccacagtatccagctatacaggtgcctcaaggtgaccatcgatagatggccagagggcagaatcgttgccttctgtgtttgcacggctttatgagaatgggggcagtatctattcaaataaacattacagtacaaatgatttccagtaattaacggtaATTTtgatgttgcaataaatattatgtttctgatagcaataaatatttctatctgtcaaagtccatatagactgcagaataaatacatattttctcatatctctgtggcacatcatctagtctgtctgtggtctggatgtagtggacatattacctggacacgatgtccacctgtagcggacaccgtgttcacacgtagtgcactccatgtctacctgtagtctaaatcttgtgcactccgtgtctacctgtagtctaaacctcgtgcactccgtgtctacctgtagtctaaacctcgtgcactccgtgtccactcgtagttcacaccgtgtgcacaatgtgtaacctttagtctactaccaactgtatacaTTTGTTATAATAGAGTGCAACgtttaaaatttatttgaatggccatgaaaatgtacaatgtaggCCTAAACATTTTGCGTACATTTATGTTTTTAGCAATGCATGTTCACAACCAGTAGGTTAGTACAGTACAATGCAGCAGGGCGTATTTATTACCTGCGGCCGGGGCACCTCGTTTTGCAGGTGCTCCTCTTCCAGCCGCCTTGACTGGTGCTGCTTTGTTGGCTGCGGGTTTTGCTGGCGCTTTCGCTGGAATCGGCTTTTTAGGAggcattttgtatttttgatgtTGCCTCTAAACGATGTCAATactttttcaaacaaaacatcGGGTATACAGAGATATGTTTACATACACCGTCCTCCATTTGTCAACACGACAGTCCCGCACTTAGCAATCAAACAATGCGcactctgattggtcaataaaaCCACAGGTCCATGTATAGTCtctatgtgaaaaaaaaatgccagaaatacatataaataaacagtttatttatatgtatttctggctatttctCATATAgagactatacatggccctgtgatAAAACTATACCCATGAAGCACAACCCTATTTCAAGCTAACAATGCATGGTTTTTAAgacattgtcagctttaaggatCCGCACCTCTGAGATTTCAGCAGGGACGTACACTGTAGGAAGCGGGGGCAACTGCCCTCCTTGTTCTCCAGCCCCCCAATTTTCGCCGgatgaaatattctaaaaatgcACACTTGAAAGAAAAATAGGGTCAAAATTTTTagtaatgaaaattcaatacaccaCGAACTAGCTAAACATGTCTATCAAAGGATTTAATAAATTTTATCAATACGTGTATATGTAGCAAAAGTTGTCATTTGCAAATATTGTCAAAATAAGACTTCTATTGCAAAGTAAATGGATAAAGTAGATTTCttaaatgatttcaaaaatgTGTCTTTCTTCACTTGGAGTAGTCAACATCTTAGTATTTTTTACATGTACTTCAAttgtttttacataaaaaatattactgCGGCAGCATTTTTtaactacaaatgtataaaaatgtataccAAGCTAGTTTTTGCTGTAATTAAagctttaaaggcccactacctttccggagcaaaatttaaaggtttctaaaagaacattaataacataagaatatatatatcgatgtcataagatgaggttacaacatgaagtttatgcaagatttcctgcgtaatataccTGATAACAGTTTGGgtttcatttcgctgtttttgCCATCTTGCGCAGTGATAAttaactaccgcgcggtatttaggacgacggcgggaaacaaaAGACGACCCGCTTtaagaaaattaacattttatttatctaaattaaaatgttcagaaggtgatgataagtgtagcattacTGGTAAGtttgataacttttgcgactttataaaattatcaatctcgttttacatttccattttaaaaaaattaaaagccgtttcggaaaggtagtgggcctttaagtacCACATGTAGGATCTAAATCTCTGGttcattgtattttaaatatgaaGCATTACTTTgggaaataataaatatcaaagaaaacaCAATAATTGAACAGAGCATGACAAtgtattgactcgtgccctatccgggcctcgaaactcacgatctacggcacccaatcgcctagccaaacatacctgcgccttctaccactgcgccacatccaatGTGGGAAATAATACACATTTGTCGttttatgttttacatttttaagGTAATTTTAACACTCTTATGTTTTACACTCCGTCCCATATTTATGCCTGATTTAGAAAAACAGCGACCGTTTCCTTATTGCTATAGAATATATCTGTAAAGTTTTTATGCCAGAACTTTTTATAATAAAGGGTTGAATTTAgcaaaaatggctaaaattggCGAATGTTGTaactcaaaattaaggggtagtgGAAGCATAATGCAGTTgatattctgagaaaaaataagagtgaatttttatttttaaaatgtaaccggcatttttttaaagaaaactaTGGCCACTGTCCGAGAAATTCTGCAAGTATCCATACATATTAAACAACTCATAAGAAAATCGTGGATTTAATTTTCCGTGTATACATGTAGAGTCAAAACGGTAAATTAGCATAAATTCCAATATTTTGCCAAATCGGTATCTTCGAAtggaaatacatttgtacatgtaactcAAAATGTGAGCATACGGATTGTGTTTTTCTTCCAAATTTTTGCATGGTATAAACTCCTAATTTCCAAACTCATTATATGTATCTAGACGAGAAAAAGGTTTTTGATACAGACAAATTTGGACTTCTCAGATGTGTATCCTTAAATCATGACTCGTTCAAGCCAAGGGAATTGCAAAATTTTGGTTTTACACATCAGTttaagaatacatccttaaagtTTAAGATCCTGTATAAACTAGAGTTTTTTGTATGCCttaatcccccccccccccccccccaccccccccccccccacccccccccccccccccccccccccccaccccccaacccccccccccccacgccCGCCCCAACCCCCCgtcccccccccacccctcctCCCTTCCTTCccatccccctccccccccccccccccccccccccccctccccctttctcctcccccccccccccctcccctccccctccctccccccccccccccccccccctccccccccccccccccccccccccccccccccctccctccctccctctcccccctccccctcccccttcctcccccctcctcctcccccctccccccccccttccccccccccccccctccccccccctcccccccccccccccccccccccccccccccccccccccccccccccccccccccccccccccccccccctccctcccccccccccccccccccccccccccccccccccctcccctcccccccccccccccccccccccccccccccctcccccccccccccccccccccccccccctccctcccccccTCATctccccccctcccctcccccccccccccccccccccccctccccccctccccccccccccccccccccctctcccccccccccccccctcccccccccccccccccccccccccctcccccccccccccccctccccctccccccccccccccccccccctccccccccccctcccccctccccccctcctccccccctcccctccctcccctccccccctcccccccccccccctcccccttctcccccccccttcccctcccccccccccccccccccccccccccctcccccccttcccctccccccccccctcccccccccccccccccccccccccccccctccccccccctcccccccccctcccccccttcccctcccccccccccctcccctcccctcctccccccccccccccccccccccctccccccccccccccccctcctccccccccccccccccccccccccccccccctcccccccctcccccctccccccccccccccccccctctcccccccccccccccccctcccccctcccccccctccccccccccccccccccccccccctccccccccccccccctccccccccccccccctcccccccccctccccccccccccccccccccccccccccccccccccccccccccccccccccccccccttcccttcttcttcccccccccccccctccccccccccccccccccccctcccctcccccccccccctccccccctccctctccccccccccccctcccccccctcccctcccccccctcccccccccccccccccccccctcccccccccccttccccccccctccccccccccccccccttccccccccccccccccccccccccccccccctcctccccccccccctccccccctccccccctccccccccccccccccccctcccccccccccccccccccccccccccctcccctccccccccccctccccccccccccccccccccccccccccccccccccccctccccccccccctcccccctcctcccttcccccccccctcccccccccccctcccccccccctccccccccccccccctccccccccccccccccccttcccccccccccccccccccccccccccccccccttcctttcccccccccccctccttccccccccccccccctctccccccccccccctcccccctccccccccccctcccccccccctttcccccccccccccctcccccccccccccccccctcccccccctccccccccccccccccccccccccccctcccccccccccccccctccccctcccccccccccccccccccccccccccccctcccccccccccccccccctcccccctctcctcccccccttcccctccccccccccccccctccctctccccccccctcctcccccccccccccccccctccccccccccccccccccccctctccccccctccctcctccccccccccccccccccctccccccccctcccccccctcccccccccccccccccccctccccccctccccccccccccccccctccccccccccccccccccccccctcccccccctccccccctccccccccccccctcctcctctcccccccccccctccccccttcctctccccctccccccctcccccccccccccccccccccccctccccccccccctccccccccccccccccctcccccccccccctccccccccccccccccccctccccctccccccctccccccccccccctccctccccccccccccccctctcccctcccccccccccccccccccccccccctccccccccccccccccccctcccccccccccccccccccccccccccccccccctccccccccccccccccccccccttcccccccctccctcccctcctcccccccccccccccccccccctctccccccccccccccccccccccccccccctcccccccccctcccccccccccccccccctcccccctttccccccccccccccccccccccccccccccccccccccccccccctctttcccccacccccccccgcacccccccccacccccccaacccctcctccccccccccccccccccccccccccccccccccccccccccccccccccccccccccccccccccccccccacctggTGTTCCCCacctcctccccccccccccctcccccctccccccccatTATTTTTTATGGATGGTGTTGATGCGGGtgattatatcatatataatgtttatgtgATGATATTTTTGACAGAGTGACGATAAATCATGGAAATGTTAATGCGATTTGAATGATGATGTTAATCATGCATAACTGTAGCTTTAGTGATGCTGTTGTTTGAGTAGTGATGATGATAATCAAATGCAATTTGCTAATGTTGGATATGATGATTACTGAAATGAGGGATGCATATTCAGTTGGTATtatgctgctgctgctgctgatgaTTGCTGTAATGATGATGTTGTGTTGAGTGGGTATCCTAGGATGATAAAGGAAAATGTGATAATGAATGAGTAAATCGAAATTTTGAATGACTTGTGTGCTGATGTCTGATGTAACTTTTACATACTggaattttttgaaaaataacaatatgatTTTTAGTATCCTCCTTCTTATTTGCCAAGACTGGGATCGGCCTTGCACACTTTCTCACTCTGCGCCCTACCACGAGACTGCCATCCTCTCATCCTCACATGAATAGCCATCAGATCTGATCTGTCACCAACAAGGTCATCTGCTGGCCGGTTAAGCCTTCGCACTGTTCTTCGAAGTGGAGGGTCTCTCCTCTTCCATACTTTTTTCATCAGCTTTTGGAGCACAACTTACCGAATCTTCATGACATTTTCG
This portion of the Argopecten irradians isolate NY chromosome 6, Ai_NY, whole genome shotgun sequence genome encodes:
- the LOC138325342 gene encoding IQ motif and ankyrin repeat domain-containing protein 1-like, with amino-acid sequence MPPKKPIPAKAPAKPAANKAAPVKAAGRGAPAKRGAPAAGVKRGGAAAPGKGKAAEPAKPKERVWTAKDDAARKIQTKVRQFLAKKKLEKKKKEKQDYEELMDKIEKEAFMKLVQMEQEEAERQRKKEEEERKRRQAETKRRKRMLEAAFEGDLDEIMAVLQEVKDLDDKNEVGKDSIGMALRNKHEMAVVECEDPNENTPLSEAANGGSVETIRFLLDKGADPNSKGQFGRTPLYRAAFAGHLEACQVLLQNGADPRIYASDSQTPQQIASQKAVQDLISDWDVAQTDTLLAKLEAAKEQRLEEQRKRNEYEQSKLESKVEAAQHEYDVLQKQLNKAYCELEKRISEHDEAVSSGYDRPEVTLQAIHDGEDDVELLKLNTEKAREKLANAKLELREQKRAGQSSLEEDELPGVKVMTRELEDVLLRDVGNKIKDSGKWPLIIDPNAQVATFLRYRDTNYLNALSPAQMEPDKARMAIIGSIRYGKPLVLDMMEVDMFDTVTTRFDEILDGLMEKIMNKSILEEENYLKLVKKSDGDEYAKTKFNDLRTKNFRFFIITKNPYPPDDLIERTYVIRMYVPT